Below is a genomic region from Castanea sativa cultivar Marrone di Chiusa Pesio chromosome 2, ASM4071231v1.
ATGGAGAAGTGAGGATAGTTGACAGAGACCGGAGGATCAACGAAAAAGGCAGTACTAGTGACGAGGGTCAGAGTGACGACGAGGAAGCCTTAGAGAGTACCTCGGGAGCTTCTGGTGATGATCGTCCCTTCATCCTACCTCCAGAATGGTCCGTCAACAAGTTCCTTCTGACGATGtcggaaaatgttttcaaaagtttgcgATCCCGTTACCAGATACCAGACGACATTCCCATTCGCCTTCCCGAGGAAGGTGAGAGGTGTTATTTGGGACGAACCGCGGACGtaggcatgtatgatgccatgtttgcCACCAGATTAAGGTTGCCATTGACGGCGTTGCATTGTCAGTTGGCTAATTTTTTGGGGATATTTGTCAGCCAGATTGCCCCTAACGCTTGGTGAACCTTTATTGGTGCCGAGATCCTGTGGGGTTGTCTGAGTGGCAGGAACCATCAGTTAACCCTGGACAagttcttttggtgctaccACCCGCAACACATCTCCTCGTCCAAGGGGGTGTACCATTTTGCAGTGAGGGAAAAAGAGTTGAAATTGGTGTCAGACATGCCCGAttccaataggaagtggaagggcaTATATTTCTTTGTAGAAGGGACGAACTGGGTATGCCGTCAGGAGGAATGGGAGTCaatgcccaatggttttgataacaTATGAGCACATGTTAGAAATTCAGGTTAATCCTGTCAGCCTTCTTGCTTCATCTGCCTATTTGGTATTCTAACCCATCATATTTTATTGCAGCTAACAACCGTCCGCGCATTACCGCGGAGCAAGAGGATTTTattcgtcgagtgacggccatCCCTTTGGACGAGCGAAAGTGTTGGGACTTAATCACGCTAGAAACTCTGCATTTATATTGTGGTGGCCCCGAACCGACGGAGGAAGCTTGCAAACTAAACGCTTATTCCCGTTGGCGTGAGTATCTCTTGACTTCTCATCTTTATCCTGACGCTGTCTTTTTTCTAACCTTTatttttgcagaaatggagtcagctaaGCAACGGGTCTGAGCTGCCGCTGCTGCTAAGAAAAAGGAGCAAGAGAGGGCTAGGGGCGAGTTGACCCCACCGTCTGCCCCGAAGCCCATCGGGAGGGTCGTGGCCAAGAGGAAGCCTGACGGCAGGGACGACCGTCCCGGGAAGAAGGTTGCTCCAACTCTCAGGGACAAGTCTTCAAGAAGGCCGTCACCTCCCAGGCCTGCTCATGGGGCAGGCAAGGGACCGATGACCTCGTCAGGCCCCATCGCCCAGGGATCCATACGCCGTCTGTTAACCCACAAGGATTATGCTATAGAGGTGACGGAATCCATCTTAAAGGATGAGGAGATGGATCCTTGTGCGGAGTAGACTACTGACGAGATAGGGGCGTCGGGCCTTTTTGATCTCACGAGGGTATGCGTCTCTTTTTACTTTGGTGTTCGACCAGTCTTAATCATCCTGACgttgttttatctttttcaatgtAGGCTATGGTTCGCATGAAGGTTTTGTCAAATAGGTGCTCTGCCAAGGAGGGGGTGATTGCCCGTCTGCATGAACGCATCAAGTATTTGGCTGACGGTCAAGCACAATACAAGGATGCAAACCGTATCTTGGGCGCAGAGCTGAAGGATTTTAAGGAAAAGTTGGCGGAGGAAAGCCGTCGTCGTAAGCAAGAAGAAGAGGCTAAGCTGACGGTGGAGAAAGAGCTGAAGTCCATCCTAGTCCAGGTGGAAACGGCTAGGAATGACGCAGTGACGAAGTTTAAGGACTCGTCATCTTTCATTGACGCTTGTGCTGCCTACTACGGGGACGGGTTTGAGGATTGCTTGAAGCAAGTGAAATCCATTTATCCTGCCTTGGACTTATCGAAGGTTTCTATGGACGAGGCTATCCCGTCAACCCCCGCAGGAGACATCGTCAATGAGGAAGGTGACGATGCTAATCAGAGGGATGATAGCGTTGTCCTTGCTCAGCCAGCCACAGACCAGCCCGTCAGCTTGACTCCAGCGAATCCTTCTGGCAACGACCTATGTGCCGTCAGCCCTTCTATTCCTTGCGTCCCGCCCTTGGTTGCTGATGATGACGGAAGATCTCAAGATCCCCCAACTGCATGAACCCTAGCACATTtcccccttctttttcttcttcttcttcttttttttttttatttttttttaaggaaaagtgTAGACGAACTGTAATACTTGACGCCCGTTTTTTCTGGGCCTTTGTAAAGACATTGTTTGTGTCAATCTTAATATTTTGCCTTATGTTCAAAgcatgtttctctctttttatgtTAAAATCTCTTGCTCGTAATGATCCCGTCGCCTGTAGATGACAgcgttgttttaattattttaaagtgAAAAAACGACGTCAACCTGTCCATTcttatctttaaaattttaaccttGTGCTTATCAATCTTTTGACGGCGTCAACCTTTACAGCGTCAGCCTCCTTTTAACTCGGACCTTGAGCTGCTTTATCAAACCGTCAGCTTCATGAGCAATGGTATTGACTATTGTTTGCCATATATCCATCACGTTTTGGTGCcgtgagtttttcttttaattaacaACCTATTTTAGGATGTTTGCTATATACCCGTTACTTTGTACATGGCAGCGTCAACTTCACCTTCTGATATAGGTAAGTGACAGTTTCGATAAGGGTAAGTGACGGGTTCAGTATAACGCTCAATAAAGAGGTCAAATCAGCATTTTGTTACCCGTGCACTTTATGTACTTAGTGATTTGGTGGGAAGAGCAATAAAGTCGTCCACTCTTTGTACTTAGATGTAAGGTCGTCCAATTTGTGGACGTAGTTGTGAGGTcttccactttgtggacttagccataaggtcgtccaacttgtggacttagttgtaaggtcgtccactttgtggacttggccataaggtcgtccaacttgtggacttagttgtaggttgtccactttgtggacttagccaTAAGGTCGTCCAATTTTTGGACTTAGTTGtaaggccgtccactttgtgaacttagccataaggtcgtccaatttgtggacttagttgtaggtcgtccactttgtggacttagccaTAAGGTTGTCCAacttgtggacttagttgtaggtcgtccactttgtggacttagttgtAGAGGATTTGCTGTTTTCTACAAGACATAATAAACTTACTAGTCGTTTCTGAATaaacctcctcttattatgatgaatgcataagtaaaattttgttcaaaaaggAAAGATAAACTTTTAGCcctttggacttaaaatatactgtagaCAGGAATAAACTAGGACAAATAATTAAAGAACATAAACTGGTAATGAGGAGTAGTGTTCTGCTTgctatcttctactggtagtactttctgagatgctcggcgttccatgggtgtcgTAGCTTCTGCCCGTCAAGAGTTTCTAAgtgataggtgccctttcttAGCCATGATAtaatcttgtagggtccttcccagtttgggccAAGCTTTCCTTGTGCGGGATCTCTGGTtgcgcccattactttccttaaaacaagGTCTCagactttgaagtctcggtgcttgactcgggagttgtagtgcttggccacgaggtcctggtatcgtGCGAGTCTCTGCTCAGCCACCACCCTTACCTCGTCAATTAGATCCAGTTGTAAACGaagctcttgatcatttcttccctcgtcgtgattgTCCACCCTATAACTCGTGAGTCCTATCTCGGCTGGAATGACCGCTTCACTTCCGTATGTCAGCtagaaaggggtttctcctatAGGGGTTCGTACTGTcgttctgtatgcccataaCACACTGGGTAGCATCTtaggccatatgccctttgccccctcgagctgagtcttgataattcgaagcaaggatcggttggtgacttcaacttgtccgtttgcttgaggatgggctggggaggaataatggttcttgattcctaactctgaacagaaggctcggaaggagttgttgtcaaattgtttaccgttgtccgaaattaagactcttggaattccGTACCTAcaaacaatgtttctccatacaaaactccttatattcttttcagtgattgtggctaaggcttcagcttcaacccatttggtgaagtaatcgatgccgacgacgaggaacttcagctgccttgctgccattaggaatggtcccatgatatccaacccccattgggcgaatggccatgAGGCGgttatgggggtcaattcttccgccggCTGCCGaatgatgttgctgaacctttgacacttgtcgcaagctctcacataaacctgggcgtcattttgcattgtcggccagtagtatccGGCCCGAATCAACTTATGTACCAATGACCGTGATCCAGAgtggttgccgcatatcccctcgtgtacttctctcataacaTAGCTTGCTTCTTCGGGGCCTACACATCTTAAGTACGGTCGAGAAaagcctcttttgtagaggacgtcctttatcaagacaaaccgtGCTGACCGGACCTTCAGCTTCCTTGCGGCCTCCTTCCCCTCAGGTAGCGTGCCATCTTTTAAGTAGGAGATCAAGGgggtggtccaattgttttcggaaccaatttcctgtatgttGACAATGTCTATTAATGGTGAGGGCTGAGTtaaagaaagtaccttgtcaATGGTGATCATAGGCTTCGCAGATGCGGCTTTGGAAAGACGGTCGGCatgttcgttttctcctcttaGAATTTGGAATATTTTGGCTTGTAGCCCATCTATTCTCTTTTTCGTTTGCTCCCAgaacttcttcattttttcgCCCTTGCACTTGTACTCGCCGTTTACCTGGCttgtgacgacttgggagtcgcaGTGAACAACTACGTTCGTGGCCCCTACAACTTGGGCAAGGTCTAAACCTGCTATCAGGGCTtcgtactcagcttcattgttagttgtaggaaaatCGAGGCGAATCATACATTTGAGCTCGTCGCCTTCCGGAGATTTAAGTACGACCCCTACCCTtccagccttcttgttggacAACCCGTCAGTGAAAACGCTCCATTGGGGATTTTTTTCCTCTTCGCCTTCTGCGTtggtgaactccgcaatgaagtcGGCACTtgcttgtcccttgatggcgatgcgggggcgatattgtatgtCAAATTCGCTTAATTCTATCGACCACAATGCCATTCGTCCGGCAGCCGCAGGGCTGCCCATTGCTCATCGCAAAGGtttgtcagttaggacgactATCGTATGGGCTTGGAAATATGGCTTGAGTTTACGGGCCGCTGTAACCAAAGTGAAGGCAAGTTTTtccatggggggatatctctcttctgcACCATGCAATGCCTTGCTCGCGTAGTACACAGGCCGTTGAACCTTGTCGTCTTCTCTAATTAAGGCCGCACTGACAACTGTCGGGGAAACAGCCAGATAGAGGAACAGTTCTTCTCCTGGTTGTTAGGGGCTTAGTAACGGCGGCAAAGAGAGATAGACCTTCAGATCTTCGAACCCTTGTTGACATTCGGCcgtccattcaaaggattttttcaatgttcggaaAAAAGATAGACATCTATCTGCCGCCTTCGACACGAATCTACTAAGCGCGGCGACCCTGCctttgaggctttgtacttccttcatatttttaggaggggccATTCCCATAATGGCCTGAATCTTGTCCGAGTTGGCCTCGAtacctctttgggataccatgtaccctaagaactttcccaccatcactccaaaggcacacttgcttggattgagcttcatgttgtaggagcgaagagtatcaaatGTTTCCTTGAGATCCTCCAAATGAGCTTCTTCCCTTTGACTTTTGaccagcatgtcgtcgacatatACTTGGACGTTTCTTCCAATCTGtcgtgcaaacatcttgttcatgagcctctgataggttGCGCCAGCGTTTTTCAGGCCAAaaggcatgaccttgtagcaaaagaGGCCTTGGCTCAttacgaacgaagtcttctcttgatcagcttCATCCATTCGGATTTGGTTATACCtggaaaatgcatccatgaagctcagcagcTGATGTTTGGCCGTAGAATCCACCAGGAtgtcgacccgcgggagggggtagctgtccttggggcatgctttgtttaagtccgtgaagtcgacgcacatcctccatttcccgttgtttttttttaccatcacaACGTTTGCCAACCAATTGGGGTAGtacacttccctgataaatcctgcctcttgcagtttgcggacttcttctgctactgcttgatctctttcttgggcaaaggttcttttcttctgtcggacgggTGGGAAAGATGGTGACACGTTCAACCTATGCACCATGACTGATGGGTCgattcctggcatgtcttcgtggctccatgcgaacacgTCCCTGTTTTCTTTTAAGAAGGTCGTGAGTTTTTGACGTATCGCCGGGTCGGCTAGGGTGCCAATTTTGGTCGTTCGCTCCGGGCGAGCTTCGTCGAGAAGTACATCTTCGAGTCTCTCGACGGGCTCTGTCGCCACCTGACGTTCCTCTATGTTCATGGCCTGAATGTGactgtccatctccatcatggccacgtaacattcgcGTGCGGATACCTgatttcctctcaattctccaattccatgatcagtagggaattttatcatcaaatggtatgtcgaggttacggctttccatgagttgagggttggacgtcctatgatggcattgtaagccgaTGAGCAATCGACTACCAGGAATGTTACATTCCGGATGACttgctgtgggtagtctccaatgGTTACTGCCAAAGTGACAACGCCAAGCGGAAGTACCCTCGCtcctccaaagccaacgagcGGGGCGTTAGTCGGAACTAGTCGTTCCCTTCCAATTCCCATTTGTTGGAAAgcgggatagtaaaggatgtctgctaaactaccgttgtctacgagaacTTGGTGTATGTTATAGTCTCCTGCCcgtatggtgacgaccaaagcGTCGTCATGGGGATGATGAAGGTGCCGGGTGTCTCCTTCTGAAAATTCAATGGGGGGATTGTCAATCCATGACCTTTCAAGTGCGGGACTTGTCATCTGGACGTTCTGAACCGTTCTGAGgtatgtctttcgggctttcttggatGACCCGGCGGTTAtggtgcctcctacaatcatccttatatcTCATACAAGTTGCCTGGGGCGATCATTGTCTCgccgaggggcttgattttgtggcgggtCCGCCCTCTCCTTGttgacgaacctctgcaaccttcctcgcctaataagagcttctatttgttGTTTCAAGTCGTAGCAATCAGTGGTGTTATGGCCATGATCttgatgaaaacggcagtatttgtcccttggtctcctgttgggatctcccttcaattttccaggaaaggccaaagtttcttcatctttaatctgcattaGTACCTGGTCGATGGGCGCGTTTaggggagtgaagttcgtgaatcttccTGTAGGCGGCTTGGGTCGTCGATCATCTCGTCGCTCTCTGGTTCTTGCCCTTTTTCGTCCTCTGTCCGGTTGtgcatcttcctgtctttccctttttctgggCTTGTCCTCTCGGGCtagcaaggcatcctctgcgttcatgtacttcgtcgCCTTGTAAaatacatcggacatagtcttcgggtcattcttgcatagagagaacaagaacttaccctttcgtagcccgtttgtgaatgctgccacaagtatcttgtcatctacctcgtctatcgagagggcttctttgttaaagcgggctatatatgatcttaatgtctcgtcttctcgttgcttaagACTCAATATACATGCAGTAGACCTCTTATGCCGGTGACTttcgataaagtgtgatacgaactgtgcgcctaattccttaatagtgccgatggaattaggcgtcagcctactgtaccaatccctcgcaggccctttcaaagtggtgagaaaagccctgcacatgatttcatccggtacgccctgaagatgcattagggttctaaaggattccaagtgatcccatgggtccttggatccgttgTAATTCTCCACGTGTGGCATGTGAAACTTTGGAGGACGAGGGCATGAATTCACAAGCGttgtgaaaggcgaatctgtCTTGTGGACGAGGTCGTCCAGGTCGCTGGATACTCGTCCTCTAAGGGTGTTCATCATCacgtccatacgttccctcatctcctgcatctcagcaGCGATGTGAGTCGGCAAGGTGTCCGAGACGGATGGTCTGTTGGTCTTTTGCCGCTCTGGTCTAGTTGGAGCATTGCTGCCCTCAGGTCCttccgcgttccttccttctGGACTAGCaccctcctggtcttcctctggtgcacttGGGTGTGCAGTCCTTTGTCGCAATTGTtcctccaaatcatgattctacatggtgaggcgctcaaccgccgctgcaagcgtttggacctgcctctctagagctgtgGCGTGCAATttgtcgccttgattgttgtttgttgccatcgatcgagtgagtaccacgcaactttttgtctcaggaatagagcaaggCTGAAATACTTGAAAacgttcccacagacggcgccaactgatgatgccgaagaaatcaccagtaagctgcgagcaCTCTCCAGatcgaagcaacacctgcgaagagaaaatagaagatCGAACatagagcaccggtgtggtgccggccaagaaccctccgacgatcaagctagagtcttttaaacaaccctagagtgccagagttgagataacTGTGCGTACCTTGgattatgagggttttggggtatatatagtggcaTGGATCCGAAATAAGCGCCTTggtgaggaagtactttccttctaggTGAGTAATTTATGAGTTTTGCATATTATCTAGAGCctttttccttataggagtctttttaACTGGGGCCAAgcgtgtagcgcaagaattTTCCTTATATGCACGTATGTAGAAGACGAAATAGGTGAAGGATGAAGGTTGGGTTATTCCTTCAGCTCTCATTTACTAAGGTCGTCACTCTACGTACGTCTCCTATACGGTTGTCAACCTAAGTACCTCTCCGGAAAGGCCGTCAGCTTGGGACCTTCAGTCGTGAATCCGTCAGCTAACACTTTAACCTAACGTCGTCACGTATAGGATGCGGCTTAGAGCATCAAAAGGAGACGTCCTAATGACAATGGCTGACGGGTTCTATATTCCCGTCACCCTTCTTAACGTATTAACAATCTGTAAAAAAAACATCACTATCACAATCCTTCTCAAACATCTGCTGCCATCAAACTGTTTTAAGTCTTAGTGGTTCCAGAGGAAGAATTCCCATCACTTCAAGCTTTGCCTAGTAGAGAACCAGAGATGCAGCAGATGTGGCAGAAACACATTGCTATTTATGTTCAATGTATGTGGACTAAAAACAATCATACAAGTAGAAAGGAACAGAAGCATCAAAGTAAAGAGATTGAGACAGCACCGAATAACAGAGAAGCAAGGCTGCCGTGCGGGGAATATTGAAGGACA
It encodes:
- the LOC142625283 gene encoding uncharacterized protein LOC142625283 — its product is MGSPAAAGRMALWSIELSEFDIQYRPRIAIKGQASADFIAEFTNAEGEEEKNPQWSVFTDGLSNKKAGRVGVVLKSPEGDELKCMIRLDFPTTNNEAEYEALIAGLDLAQVVGATNVVVHCDSQVVTSQVNGEYKCKGEKMKKFWEQTKKRIDGLQAKIFQILRGENEHADRLSKAASAKPMITIDKVLSLTQPSPLIDIVNIQEIGSENNWTTPLISYLKDGTLPEGKEAARKLKVRSARFVLIKDVLYKRGFSRPYLRCVGPEEASYVMREVHEGICGNHSGSRSLYILSPKG